In Bradyrhizobium paxllaeri, the genomic stretch TAACGGTCTCACAGACTGACTTGCAGGCAGAAAGGATAGCACGTGTCATGCGCGGGCGTGCCCCGCGCATCCATCTAATTGAGAAGGATGGATTGCCGGGTCAAGCCCGGCAATGACGATACAGCCTACCCGTTGACCCGCTCAACCTTGGCGACGACGGCCTTGGCGCGCAATTGTGCGATAATTGCACTGAGATGCTTGAGGTCATAGACCTCAAGATCGATGGTCAGCTCGGTGAAATCGGGCGAGCGGCGCGACATGCTGATATTGTCGATATTGCCGTCATGCTCGGCGATCACGGTGGCGACCTGGGCGAGGCTGCCAGGCTCGTTGACGTTGTGCACGAGTATCCGCGCCGGAAAACGCTGCGGCATGGTCTCGTCGATATCCCAGCGCACGTCGAGCCAGCGCTCCGGCTCTTCCTCGAAATCCTTCAGGGCCGGCGACTGGATCGGATAGATCGTTATCCCCTCGCCCGGCGTGACGATGCCGACGATGCGGTCGCCGGGCACGGCGCCGCCGTTCGGCGCGAACTTCACCGGCAGGTCCGAATTGATGCCACGCACCGGGATCACGGAGGTAGAGCGCGCCGGGTGCGACTCCGACTTCAGCTTCAATTTGACGGCGAGGCTCTTCTTGGCCCCGTACTTTACCAGCCGTTCTTCCTTGTAGTCCGGATACATGGCGCGGGCGACGTCGGAAGCCTTCAGCTCGCCGCGCCCGACGGAGGCCATCACGTCCTCGATCGAGGTGCGGGCCAGCCGCGGCAATGCGCCCGTCAGCTTGTCGTCGGCATATTCAATCTTGGCGCGGGCGAACAGGCGATCGACGATGCGGCGGCCGAGGCCGGCATATTGGTCGCGCACCGCAGTGCGGGTCGCGCGCCGAATCGCCGCGCGCGCCTTGCCGGTGATCGCAAGCGATTCCCAGGCCGACGGCGGCGCCGACTGCGCTTTCGAGGTCAAAACCTCGACCTCGTCGCCGTTCTGCAGTTCCGACGACAGCGGCGCGAACTTGCCGTTGATCTTGCAGCCGACCGCCGAGTTGCCGACGTCAGTATGCACGGCATAGGCGAAGTCGATCACGTTGGCCTGCCGCGGCAGCGCGATCAGCTTGCCCTTCGGGGTGAAGCAGAACACCTGGTCGTGGAACAGCTCCAGCTTGGTGTGCTCCAGAAACTCTTCCGGATTGGCGCTTTCGGAGAGGATGCCGACGGTGTGACGGAGCCAGGCAAAGGCGTTGGATTCGTGCTTGAGCCGCTCGGTCGGCGAGCCTGCGCCCTCTTTGTAGAAGGCATGCGCGGCGATGCCGAATTCCGCGATCTGGTTCATCTCCTCGGTGCGGATCTGCAGTTCGACGCGCTGGTTGCCGGGACCGATCACCGTGGTGTGGAGCGAGCGGTAGTCGTTCTGCTTCGGCGTCGAGATGTAGTCCTTGAAGCGGCCCGGCACCACCGGCCAGGTGGTGTGCACCACGCCGAGCGCGGCGTAGCAGTCTTCGACTTCGCTCAGGATGATGCGGAAGCCGTAGATATCGGACAATTGCTCGAAGCCGACCGACTTGCGCTCCATCTTGGTCCAGATCGAGAACGGTTGCTTGCGGCGGCCATAGACGCGCGCGATGATCCCGTTCTTCTGCAGGTTCTTGGAAAGCTGACTTTCGATCTCGCCGATCAGATTGCGGTTGCGGTCGGCCAGCGCGTCGAGCCGCTGCTTCACCACCGCATAGGCTTCGGGATCGAGCACGTGGAAGGACAGATCTTCCAGCTCCTCGCGCATCTCATGCATACCCATGCGGCCGGCGAGCGGCGCATAGATGTCGAGTGTCTCCTCGGCGATGCGGCGGCGCGAGGCGTGCGGCACGAATTCCAGCGTGCGCATGTTGTGCAGGCGGTCTGCAAGCTTGATCAGGAGCACGCGGACGTCGTCGGCGATCGCCAACAACAGCTTGCGCAGGTTCTCGGCCTGCTTGGCTTCGCGCGAGACCAGCTCCAACCGTTTCAGCTTGGTGAGCCCTTCGACCAGCGCGCCGATCTCATGGCCGAAGATGTTGTCGATCTCGGCCCGCGTCGCCTCGGTATCCTCGATGGTGTCGTGCAGCAGCGCCGCAACGATGGTGGCATCGTCGAGCTTGAGGTTGGTCAGGATCGCCGCGACCTCGAGCGGATGCGAGAAATAGGGATCGCCGGAGGCGCGCGTCTGCGTGCCGTGCGCCTTCATGGCGTAGACATAGGCGCGGTTGAGCAGGTCTTCGTTGGTATCAGGGTTGTACGAGCGGACGCGCTCGACCAGGTCGTATTGGCGCATCATCCGCGAGCGCGGCGATTTCGGCTTCTCCGCCACCGGCGATGTCGGGGCGACCGCGACCCCGCCGGTTGCGGCCTGCATCTGCCTTGAACTGCGGCGCCAATACGCCATTACATCACTGCCTTCTTCCACCAGACCCGGACGGGTCCCGCCTTACGTATCTAATGCGTTTTTGGACGACGATGCACGCCGCCGGGACCGCGAAACGGTTCAATTTCGCTTGGGGCCAGCGGCCCATCCAACGCCCACCCCGGTGACCAGCCGGCTGGCCTACGTCAGCCGCGCCCGCCAAGGACGCATTGTAACCGCAAAAATGTCAACAAAAGCAAAGGCCCGGACAGATGTCCGGGCCTTTGGCAGATCGGGGAGTTCGGGACGGCCGAAATGTTCCGGATTACTCGTCCTCTTCGGGCTGCTCTTCCGGCGGCGCCAGGCCTTCCAGGCCCTTGAGGAGCTCTTCCTCGGTCATGCGCTCAACCGCAACCTCGGTGTCGTCGGCATCGACGCTGGCGCCGGCCGAGCCGATCAAAGGCACGGTATCGGGCTCTGGCTCGTCGACCTCCACGAATTTCTGCAGGGAATGAACCAGTTCCTCGCGCAGGTCTTCCGGAGAGATCGTGGAATCGGCAATTTCCCGCAACGAAACGACCGGGTTCTTGTCGTTGTCCCGATCAACCGTTAGTTGCGATCCGGATGAGATCATACGGGCGCGATGTGCCGCCAGCAACACCAGGTCGAACCGGTTGTCGACCTTATCAATGCAATCTTCCACGGTGACGCGCGCCATAGACTGTCGCTCCG encodes the following:
- a CDS encoding RelA/SpoT family protein, which codes for MAYWRRSSRQMQAATGGVAVAPTSPVAEKPKSPRSRMMRQYDLVERVRSYNPDTNEDLLNRAYVYAMKAHGTQTRASGDPYFSHPLEVAAILTNLKLDDATIVAALLHDTIEDTEATRAEIDNIFGHEIGALVEGLTKLKRLELVSREAKQAENLRKLLLAIADDVRVLLIKLADRLHNMRTLEFVPHASRRRIAEETLDIYAPLAGRMGMHEMREELEDLSFHVLDPEAYAVVKQRLDALADRNRNLIGEIESQLSKNLQKNGIIARVYGRRKQPFSIWTKMERKSVGFEQLSDIYGFRIILSEVEDCYAALGVVHTTWPVVPGRFKDYISTPKQNDYRSLHTTVIGPGNQRVELQIRTEEMNQIAEFGIAAHAFYKEGAGSPTERLKHESNAFAWLRHTVGILSESANPEEFLEHTKLELFHDQVFCFTPKGKLIALPRQANVIDFAYAVHTDVGNSAVGCKINGKFAPLSSELQNGDEVEVLTSKAQSAPPSAWESLAITGKARAAIRRATRTAVRDQYAGLGRRIVDRLFARAKIEYADDKLTGALPRLARTSIEDVMASVGRGELKASDVARAMYPDYKEERLVKYGAKKSLAVKLKLKSESHPARSTSVIPVRGINSDLPVKFAPNGGAVPGDRIVGIVTPGEGITIYPIQSPALKDFEEEPERWLDVRWDIDETMPQRFPARILVHNVNEPGSLAQVATVIAEHDGNIDNISMSRRSPDFTELTIDLEVYDLKHLSAIIAQLRAKAVVAKVERVNG
- the rpoZ gene encoding DNA-directed RNA polymerase subunit omega — protein: MARVTVEDCIDKVDNRFDLVLLAAHRARMISSGSQLTVDRDNDKNPVVSLREIADSTISPEDLREELVHSLQKFVEVDEPEPDTVPLIGSAGASVDADDTEVAVERMTEEELLKGLEGLAPPEEQPEEDE